Below is a window of Saccharomonospora viridis DSM 43017 DNA.
TCGTGCTCACCCAGGAGCTGTACACCCTCGCCGCACGCCGGCCGGAATACCGACAACTCACCCACGAATGGATGCGCCGCAGCCGCGCCCACCTGGAAAAGCACTTCGACCCGGACACGGCCCGGCAACTCGACGCGCTGATCGAGGGACTGACACTGCACCGCGCCTTGGCCCGCCGACCGCATGATCGGGCACTGACGTTGGAGGCCGTCACCCGCATCACCACGAACCGGCAAGCCAGCGAGTCGCGACCGGAGCCGGGGCCCGTCGCGAAGGCCCGCTGATCGTACGGCGGCGGCAAGGGTGGACGGCGGTCAAGGCCCCGAGCCGTCTTGGCCCCATGGAGAAGGCGGCACGTCCGGTTCGTGCTAGGAGGAGCCGTGTTGGAGAGCCGACTCGACCAGTCGTTCCACGCCCTCGGTCCAGGCGGCACCGTGGCCGGTGAGCACGGTCCGAGCCCCCGTGTCGGCGAGCACGTCCAACGATCTCAGGGCGCGTTCCGGGTCCACGGTGGCCGCGCGGGAGACGATCTGCGGCCTCCGCGTGCCCCGGTACGGATCGAGCGTCACCACGGCATCACCGGCGACGACCGTGTCCCGCTCGGGGAAGTGGAAAGCACAGTGACCCAACGTGTGGCCGGGGGTGAACAGCACCCGGGGCGCACCCGGGACCGACAACGTGGTCTCCCGGATCCGGTGCACCTGTTCGACCGGCCTGGGCCACCACGCCCGGTTCTTCGCGAACTCGGCGACCATCGGCAGGGCCTTGAACTGGGTCAGCAGGTACCACGTGAGCGGGCGGTCACGGCCGTACTGACGTGGGTGCCGGGTCAACGGAATGTCGTTGTCATGGATGTACACCGGCACGCCCACATGGGACCGGAGTCGTTCCGCGAACCCGAGATGGTCGAAATGGCCGTGTGTCAGCAGCAGCGCTTTGATGTCCCGAAGCCGTCTGTCCAACTCACTCAGCGCCTGGAGCAGTGACTCCCACGACGTCGGCAGGCCCGCGTCGACGACGGTGAGTCCACTGTCGTCCTCGACGATGAACCAGTTGACATAGGAGTCCTCCACGCAGTGGATGCCGTCGGCGACATTCGTCCGCAGCATCGCCACCTCCTCGTTCGGGTTGGGAGGCGACCACCCTCGTCGAAGGCTTTCCACGTCGCCGTCCGCGGGCGCCCGATGTGGAACGGGCCGGTACACGAGCCGCTCTTCGACTCCGCCATGGGTGGCGGGCGTCGGTGGCGGCCGGTGTCCGTTACCGGCTGGGTCGGAACGCGGCCACCGCGGCCTCGGCGATGGCCTGGTCCTGTTCACCGGTGCCACCGCTGACCCCGACGGCGCCGACGACCTGGCCCTCGTGTTGCAGCGGTATCCCACCCGCGAAGACCATGACCCGTCCCTTGTTGGAGACGTGGATGCCGAAGAACTGCGCACCGGGTTGTGCGTTGCCGGCCAGTTCACCGGTCGAGATGTCGAAGGCACGGGCGGTGAAGGCCTTGTTGATGGAGATGTCCACGCTACCGATCCAGGCCCCGTCCATCCGCGCGTGCGCGACCAGATTGCCGCCTGCGTCGACCACCGCGATGTTGACCGGCTGTCCGATCTCCTGCGCTTTGCGTTCGCCTCCTGTGATGATCTGGCGTGCTTCCTCGAGCGACACGGACGGCAGGTTCCGCATGGCTGTCTCCTCCGCTTTCGGCAGTCCCATCGGCCGCCTACCCGTGGCAGGCGGGATGAAACGTGGCCGGGGCACCGGTCGGGCCGATCCGGCACGAGGTGTCGGCGCGACCGTGGGGCGACACGGGGGTGAGTACGGGCCGCTCGCGGCGTCGAGGACGACGGTGTATCGGCGGTCGTCGTCCCGGGTATCCCCGCGCTGACCGCGGCGGAGGGATGGCATGGCCGATCGCATCTTGGATATCTGGGGCGCACGGACACCGCATGCGAAAGACACGCCCTGGCCGGTTAGGGTCGACCTGCATCTGGAGGCCGGGCTGACCGAATCGGACGTGGACCGTTGGGTGCAGTCGGCGTGCGTGCTGTGCAGTAACGGCTGTGCCTGTGACATCGCGGTCAAGGACGGCCGCATGGTCGGGATCCGCGGGCGGGCGGGTGATGTGGTCAACCACGGGAGGCTGGGCCCCAAGGGACTCTACGGTTCCTGGCAGTGGAGCCGCACGGACCGGTTGCTCCGTCCCTTGGTGCGACGCGGTGGCGAATTGGTGGAGACCGATTGGGACACCGCGATGAGTCTGATCGTGCGGCGGTCGCGGGAGTTGCTGGACGAGACCGGACCGCTGTCGCACGGTTTCTACACCAGTGGGCAGCTGTTCTTGGAGGAGTACTACACCCTCGCGGTGATCGGCAAGGCGGGCCTGGGAACACCGCATATGGACGGCAACACCCGCCTGTGCACCGCCACGGCCGCCGCGGCGATGAAGGAGAGTTTCGGCTCGGACGGCCAGCCCGGCAGTTACACCGACATCGACTCGTGTGACGCGCTGTTCCTGTTCGGCCACAACATGGCCGAGACCCAGACCGTGCTGTGGACCCGGGTGCTGGACCGGGTGCACGGGCCCGACCGTCCCGTGATCGTGGCGGTCGATCCGCGCCGCACGAAGGTGGCCGATGTGGCGGTGGAATCCGGGGGAGTGCACCTGGCCCCTCTGCCCGGCACGAACCTCGCGTTGCTGAACGGTTTGATCCGAGAGCTGATCACTCGTGGGTGGGTCGATCACGACTACGTCACCGCCCACACCCTCGGCTTCGACGAGCTGGCCACCACCGTGGAGCCGTACACGCCGGAGGAGGTGGCCCGCATCTGTCGGATCGACGCCGACGACCTGCGGCGCGCGGCCGAGGTGTTCGGCACGTCCGATCGTGTGTTGTCCACCGTGTTGCAGGGCTTCTACCAGTCGCCCCAGGCCACCGCGGCGTCCTGTCAGGTCAACAACCTGCATCTGCTGCGTGGACTGATCGGCGAACCGGGCTGCGGCGTCCTCCAGATGAACGGGCAGCCCACCGCCCAGAACACCCGGGAGACCGGTGCGGACGGGGATCTCCCCGGATTCCGTAACTGGGACAATCCCGAACACATCCGGGAGCTCGCCGAGTTGTGGAACGTGGACCCGTTGACCATCCCGCATTGGGCGGCACCCACCCACGCCATGCAGATCTGGCGCTACGCCGAACAGGGTTCGATCCGGCTGCTGTGGATATCCGCGACCAACCCCGCGGTGTCGCTGCCGGAACTTCCACGGATCCGCGACATCCTCGCCAAAGAGGAACTGTTCGTCGTCGTGCAGGACGGCTTTCGGACCGAGACCGCGGAATACGCCGATGTGG
It encodes the following:
- a CDS encoding MBL fold metallo-hydrolase encodes the protein MLRTNVADGIHCVEDSYVNWFIVEDDSGLTVVDAGLPTSWESLLQALSELDRRLRDIKALLLTHGHFDHLGFAERLRSHVGVPVYIHDNDIPLTRHPRQYGRDRPLTWYLLTQFKALPMVAEFAKNRAWWPRPVEQVHRIRETTLSVPGAPRVLFTPGHTLGHCAFHFPERDTVVAGDAVVTLDPYRGTRRPQIVSRAATVDPERALRSLDVLADTGARTVLTGHGAAWTEGVERLVESALQHGSS
- a CDS encoding GlcG/HbpS family heme-binding protein, whose amino-acid sequence is MRNLPSVSLEEARQIITGGERKAQEIGQPVNIAVVDAGGNLVAHARMDGAWIGSVDISINKAFTARAFDISTGELAGNAQPGAQFFGIHVSNKGRVMVFAGGIPLQHEGQVVGAVGVSGGTGEQDQAIAEAAVAAFRPSR
- a CDS encoding molybdopterin oxidoreductase family protein, with the translated sequence MADRILDIWGARTPHAKDTPWPVRVDLHLEAGLTESDVDRWVQSACVLCSNGCACDIAVKDGRMVGIRGRAGDVVNHGRLGPKGLYGSWQWSRTDRLLRPLVRRGGELVETDWDTAMSLIVRRSRELLDETGPLSHGFYTSGQLFLEEYYTLAVIGKAGLGTPHMDGNTRLCTATAAAAMKESFGSDGQPGSYTDIDSCDALFLFGHNMAETQTVLWTRVLDRVHGPDRPVIVAVDPRRTKVADVAVESGGVHLAPLPGTNLALLNGLIRELITRGWVDHDYVTAHTLGFDELATTVEPYTPEEVARICRIDADDLRRAAEVFGTSDRVLSTVLQGFYQSPQATAASCQVNNLHLLRGLIGEPGCGVLQMNGQPTAQNTRETGADGDLPGFRNWDNPEHIRELAELWNVDPLTIPHWAAPTHAMQIWRYAEQGSIRLLWISATNPAVSLPELPRIRDILAKEELFVVVQDGFRTETAEYADVVLPAALWGEKQGTFTNVDRTVHLSDKAVEPPGEARSDLDIFLDYARRMDFRDRDGAPLPPWRTPEEAFEAWKECSRGRLCDYTGLSYDRLRGRSGIPWPCNDEHPEGSDRLYADGVFPTHPDVCESYGRDLLTGGLVSPEQYKAMRPDGRALLKAAEYVASPEEPDEDFPFVCTTGRTVYHFHTRTKTGRSPRLRRAAPEPWVELSAHDAAMLGIGEGDLVRVESPRGRVEAPARIGRGRDGVVFLPFHYGYWDSGSQRHTRAANELTLTEWDPVSKQPLYKVSAVRVTKLAASGQPAPAPTTVASAPHVPEGIPTTTGDDDVRETTTAAEPPPPPPTPVRTANVPHTASKG